The Parvularculales bacterium genome has a segment encoding these proteins:
- a CDS encoding protein-disulfide reductase DsbD domain-containing protein, which translates to MGFYLLIVGSVLASGIGVMPSMAQRSDSWGFGGDFFKTLPSRVALVADKGRLGESGEVMLGVVVNLAEGWKTYWRNPGDSGIPPIFDWSSSNNMEVTEMLWPAPERFDLPDDSSFGYKNEVLFPVRVVAPDINEPMDVALTLSYGVCREVCVPLEDKARLSIPPGPPNSSMAAADIQTALRLVPGEKDTTSGLVLDYVGLKPKGNALAIGLQSEGGVDVGPYHLVVEAVDIPSVYFGVPVVEAQEQDKVQFRIPVDRSEGATSLEGKTITITVREGRRALSETVQVGYSQANE; encoded by the coding sequence GTGGGCTTTTATCTTCTTATTGTAGGGAGTGTTCTAGCCTCTGGCATTGGTGTTATGCCCTCTATGGCGCAGAGGTCTGATTCGTGGGGTTTCGGTGGTGATTTTTTTAAGACGCTACCTTCCCGTGTTGCGTTGGTCGCCGATAAGGGAAGGTTAGGGGAAAGCGGCGAGGTGATGTTGGGCGTTGTTGTAAACCTGGCTGAGGGGTGGAAGACGTATTGGCGCAATCCAGGGGATAGCGGTATCCCGCCGATTTTCGATTGGTCCAGCTCAAACAATATGGAGGTGACGGAGATGCTATGGCCTGCGCCTGAGCGTTTTGACCTGCCTGATGATAGTAGTTTTGGATATAAGAATGAAGTGTTGTTTCCGGTGCGTGTTGTAGCTCCCGATATAAATGAACCAATGGATGTAGCGCTTACTTTGTCATATGGTGTGTGCCGAGAGGTGTGTGTTCCGTTAGAAGACAAGGCGAGATTATCTATTCCACCCGGTCCTCCCAATAGCAGTATGGCGGCGGCAGATATTCAAACCGCCCTTCGGTTGGTACCAGGTGAGAAAGACACTACCTCGGGTCTTGTACTTGATTATGTTGGACTGAAACCAAAGGGTAACGCTCTTGCTATAGGGTTACAGTCAGAGGGGGGTGTTGATGTGGGTCCCTACCATCTTGTGGTAGAGGCTGTGGATATCCCAAGTGTCTATTTCGGTGTACCGGTAGTAGAGGCTCAAGAGCAGGATAAAGTTCAGTTTAGGATTCCCGTTGATAGGAGTGAGGGGGCAACCTCACTTGAGGGTAAGACAATCACGATAACGGTGAGGG